Proteins encoded within one genomic window of Oryza brachyantha chromosome 7, ObraRS2, whole genome shotgun sequence:
- the LOC102712186 gene encoding protein TsetseEP-like — protein MRRSVLSLCFHLALVIALVANVPDHANGRVIGIRFDPKPTDLKPEPDPTPKPAPETKPTPQPNPQPNPQLDPKPTPQPDPKPDPQPNPQPDPKQDPQPNPQPDPKPTPQPDPKQDPQPNPQPNPKPAPQPSPKVDPRPSPKPKPQPEPSLKPKPEPSPSPKPKPEPKPEPQPDPKPEPKPQPDPSLPKPPPISPAIAIIVPEN, from the coding sequence ATGAGGAGATCTGTCCTCTCGCTgtgtttccatttggctcttGTCATTGCATTGGTGGCAAATGTTCCTGACCATGCCAATGGACGTGTGATTGGTATTAGATTTGATCCGAAGCCTACAGACCTCAAGCCTGAACCTGACCCAACACCGAAACCAGCACCAGAAACAAAGCCTACTCCACAGCCGAACCCTCAGCCAAACCCACAGCTGGATCCAAAACCAACACCACAGCCTGACCCAAAACCAGATCCTCAGCCGAACCCACAGCCCGACCCGAAGCAAGATCCCCAGCCGAACCCACAGCCCGACCCAAAACCTACGCCACAACCCGACCCGAAGCAAGATCCTCAACCGAACCCACAGCCCAACCCGAAGCCGGCACCACAACCTAGTCCAAAAGTTGACCCAAGACCAAGCCCAAAGCCTAAGCCACAACCAGAGCCTAGCCTAAAACCCAAGCCAGAGCCGAGCCCTAGCCCTAAGCCCAAACCTGAACCAAAACCTGAGCCACAGCCTGATCCTAAGCCAGAGCCCAAACCCCAGCCAGATCCATCCCTACCAAAGCCACCTCCCATTTCACCCGCTATAGCTATAATTGTGCCTGAGAACTGA